One window from the genome of Echinicola vietnamensis DSM 17526 encodes:
- a CDS encoding putative signal transducing protein: protein MEKWQKVFESASLVRAEIVKGVLSEHDITAIVLNKKESVYQIIGSYHVMVVSEKAFEAANLIKNEISF, encoded by the coding sequence ATGGAGAAGTGGCAGAAGGTATTTGAATCAGCATCCCTCGTCCGGGCAGAGATTGTCAAAGGAGTGTTGAGCGAGCATGATATTACCGCCATTGTCCTCAATAAAAAAGAGTCTGTATACCAAATTATTGGAAGCTACCATGTGATGGTGGTGTCCGAAAAGGCCTTTGAGGCTGCAAATTTAATTAAGAATGAAATATCGTTTTAA
- a CDS encoding zinc metallopeptidase — MLLILIVVVFGIMGFVVSQKLKKKFKKYSQTALQANLSGKEIAELMLADHGIHNVTVNCVEGKLTDHYNPQNKTVNLSPDVYYGRNAAATAVSAHECGHAVQHAQAYSWLGLRSAMVPIQNVSGKILNFVLIASLFGGLALFNLPIEAVGVIVVGSYGVITLFTFVTLPVEFDASRRALAWVKERNIVTTSEYGMAKDSLKWAAMTYVVAALASLATLAYYAMIFFGGRD, encoded by the coding sequence ATGTTACTGATTCTAATTGTAGTTGTATTTGGAATTATGGGCTTTGTGGTAAGTCAAAAGCTCAAGAAGAAATTCAAAAAGTATTCACAAACGGCCTTACAGGCCAACTTGTCCGGAAAGGAAATTGCAGAATTAATGTTGGCTGACCACGGGATCCATAATGTAACGGTGAATTGTGTGGAAGGAAAGTTGACTGACCACTATAATCCGCAAAATAAAACCGTCAATCTTAGCCCTGATGTGTATTATGGCAGAAATGCTGCTGCCACCGCAGTGTCCGCTCACGAGTGTGGGCACGCCGTGCAGCATGCTCAGGCTTATTCGTGGTTGGGCTTACGCTCTGCCATGGTCCCTATCCAGAATGTCAGCGGCAAAATTCTGAATTTTGTCTTGATTGCTTCCTTATTTGGGGGATTGGCGCTATTTAACCTTCCTATCGAAGCGGTAGGTGTCATTGTCGTGGGATCTTATGGGGTGATTACCTTGTTCACCTTTGTGACCCTTCCGGTGGAATTTGACGCCAGTAGAAGAGCACTTGCTTGGGTGAAAGAAAGAAATATAGTGACCACTTCCGAGTACGGGATGGCCAAAGACTCCTTGAAATGGGCTGCCATGACCTATGTGGTAGCGGCATTGGCTTCCTTGGCGACATTGGCCTATTATGCGATGATTTTCTTTGGTGGTAGAGACTAG
- a CDS encoding lysylphosphatidylglycerol synthase transmembrane domain-containing protein, whose protein sequence is MRLSIKQWIQVVVSLAVAIWIFWFLYKDVKMESLLEALQQASLFWICMSIWISVLGFGLRSWRWKLLIDADLAEKLPTSRAFWGLMIGYLVNMLVPRAGEVARCGVLKKTDKLPVSKLLGTVILERSVDLLFMIGVIFLAFVLEREVFVGLAEDLISLDAIKTGFKEYMPLLVGGVALLVIVFYWVTSRYRDHGLVKKFHHFMRELIGGLKSVQRMKNRLGFWSASVGIWVIYFLMMYFIAMAMPSTANLSPSSVLMVMVMGSIGMVAPVQGGIGTFHALVAFILMTYGLTEEEGKIFAIIVHSSQVLIVLVAGVISLLVVAKISVTTKPQAGHLRNN, encoded by the coding sequence TTGAGACTAAGCATAAAGCAATGGATCCAAGTGGTCGTTTCCCTAGCGGTGGCCATTTGGATTTTTTGGTTCTTATACAAGGATGTCAAGATGGAAAGCCTGTTGGAAGCACTTCAGCAGGCTTCACTGTTTTGGATCTGCATGTCCATTTGGATCTCGGTACTCGGCTTTGGGTTGAGGTCTTGGCGGTGGAAGCTGCTCATTGATGCGGACTTGGCTGAAAAGTTGCCCACCTCCAGGGCCTTTTGGGGCTTGATGATCGGATATTTGGTCAATATGCTCGTGCCGCGTGCCGGAGAAGTGGCCCGTTGTGGCGTACTCAAAAAGACGGATAAGCTGCCGGTCAGTAAATTACTGGGGACGGTGATTTTGGAGCGATCGGTAGACCTGCTGTTCATGATCGGGGTGATTTTTTTGGCCTTTGTGCTCGAGCGGGAGGTTTTTGTAGGGCTGGCTGAAGACTTGATCTCACTTGATGCCATCAAGACAGGCTTTAAGGAATACATGCCCTTGTTGGTTGGTGGTGTGGCTTTGTTGGTGATCGTGTTTTACTGGGTGACCAGTCGATACCGCGATCATGGATTGGTGAAGAAGTTTCATCATTTTATGCGTGAACTTATCGGTGGCCTGAAAAGCGTCCAGCGAATGAAAAACCGCCTAGGATTCTGGAGTGCTTCGGTAGGGATCTGGGTGATTTATTTTTTGATGATGTATTTTATCGCCATGGCGATGCCCAGCACTGCCAATTTGTCCCCGTCGTCAGTCCTTATGGTAATGGTAATGGGCAGTATTGGCATGGTGGCGCCCGTTCAAGGTGGAATCGGTACATTTCATGCCTTGGTAGCCTTTATTTTAATGACATATGGTCTTACGGAAGAAGAGGGCAAAATTTTTGCTATTATTGTCCACAGTTCCCAAGTACTGATTGTACTGGTAGCAGGTGTCATAAGCTTATTGGTGGTGGCAAAAATTTCTGTTACAACAAAACCACAAGCGGGACATTTGCGTAATAATTAA
- a CDS encoding CPBP family intramembrane glutamic endopeptidase gives MEIYKTQSQIAAKHNWLLSLVVLVLITFGVLALTQGIALVMIPFLFNISYEDILPLFTGELSYPNGRMAMLFLQGIGGGLAFFIAGWLFSKVVEKASLGWQQQFARVKFNYLLLLLPLLFGFMLFDAKVIEWNMNINFPAFLEGFETFAREMEDQAMKMTKFLTDFQDFGEFLAGVLVIGVLAGIGEEYFFRGVLQPKLHRYLGNAHAGVWLAAFVFSAIHFQFFGFFPRLLLGALFGYLYLYSGSLVYPIVGHVLNNSFTIVMVYLNKLGVVEFDIEDPEGVSWYTVVLGLIVFVVCMRLFVQQNKQKSSHGEVAEGI, from the coding sequence ATGGAGATTTATAAAACCCAAAGCCAAATTGCTGCAAAACACAACTGGTTATTGTCCCTGGTTGTCTTGGTTTTGATTACTTTTGGCGTACTTGCATTGACTCAAGGGATTGCATTGGTCATGATCCCTTTTTTGTTTAATATCAGTTATGAAGACATCCTGCCCCTGTTTACAGGAGAGCTATCCTATCCCAACGGCCGAATGGCCATGCTATTTCTGCAGGGGATCGGTGGAGGCCTGGCTTTTTTTATTGCCGGCTGGTTATTCTCTAAGGTGGTGGAAAAGGCCAGTCTTGGTTGGCAACAACAATTTGCCCGTGTAAAGTTCAATTACCTCTTGCTCTTGCTGCCGTTACTGTTTGGTTTTATGTTATTTGATGCCAAGGTGATCGAGTGGAATATGAACATAAATTTTCCGGCATTTTTGGAAGGGTTTGAGACCTTTGCCCGTGAGATGGAGGACCAAGCCATGAAGATGACCAAGTTTTTGACGGATTTTCAGGACTTCGGCGAGTTTTTGGCTGGCGTGCTGGTAATTGGTGTGTTGGCGGGGATTGGAGAGGAATATTTCTTTAGGGGTGTTCTGCAGCCAAAGCTGCACCGGTACCTGGGCAATGCACATGCAGGAGTATGGTTGGCGGCTTTTGTGTTTTCTGCCATCCATTTCCAATTTTTTGGGTTTTTCCCACGTTTATTGCTGGGAGCACTCTTTGGTTACTTGTACCTGTATTCAGGAAGTTTGGTGTATCCCATAGTGGGGCATGTATTGAACAATTCCTTTACCATAGTCATGGTTTATTTGAACAAGTTAGGGGTGGTGGAGTTTGATATTGAAGATCCGGAAGGCGTTAGCTGGTATACGGTGGTATTGGGGCTGATTGTTTTTGTGGTATGCATGCGGCTCTTTGTTCAACAAAACAAGCAAAAATCGTCCCATGGAGAAGTGGCAGAAGGTATTTGA
- the dusB gene encoding tRNA dihydrouridine synthase DusB, whose protein sequence is MVKIGNLALGEFPLLLAPMEDVSDPPFRAVCKENGADLMYTEFISSEGLIRDAAKSVQKLDIFEYERPIGIQIFGNEIDSMREAAAIAEQAGPDILDINYGCPVNKVACKGAGAGILLDIDKMVSMTAEIVKAVNIPVTVKTRLGWDNNTIRIVEVVERLQDVGIQAISVHARTRKQMYKGEADWTYLAKIKENQRIHIPLFGNGDIDSPERAREYRDRFGVDGMMIGRAAIGYPWIFNEIKHYFETGQKLAAPGLDERINVAKKHLDFSVKWKGEKLGILEMRRHYTNYFRGMPNFKPYRTKMVTADTYAEVSSLLDQVAVDFADYQFVSQG, encoded by the coding sequence GTGGTAAAAATAGGAAACTTAGCCTTGGGGGAATTTCCCTTACTGCTGGCACCAATGGAAGATGTCAGCGATCCGCCTTTTAGAGCGGTGTGTAAGGAAAATGGTGCAGATTTGATGTATACGGAGTTTATCAGCTCAGAAGGGCTGATCCGGGACGCCGCCAAAAGTGTCCAGAAACTGGATATTTTTGAATACGAACGTCCCATTGGAATCCAGATTTTCGGAAACGAAATCGACTCCATGCGGGAGGCTGCTGCCATTGCCGAACAAGCGGGGCCGGACATTTTGGACATCAATTACGGCTGTCCCGTGAATAAAGTAGCTTGCAAAGGTGCTGGAGCCGGAATATTATTGGATATCGACAAGATGGTCTCCATGACAGCTGAAATCGTCAAGGCGGTAAACATTCCGGTGACCGTCAAGACCCGACTTGGCTGGGACAATAACACCATTCGTATCGTGGAAGTCGTAGAAAGGCTGCAGGACGTCGGCATCCAGGCCATCAGCGTACATGCGCGTACCCGAAAACAAATGTATAAAGGAGAAGCGGACTGGACCTACTTGGCCAAAATCAAGGAAAACCAACGCATCCACATCCCGCTTTTTGGGAACGGGGACATCGACAGCCCCGAAAGGGCCCGGGAATACCGGGACCGTTTTGGAGTGGACGGCATGATGATCGGCCGTGCAGCCATTGGCTATCCTTGGATATTCAATGAAATCAAGCATTATTTCGAAACCGGCCAAAAGCTGGCCGCTCCAGGGCTGGATGAACGCATCAATGTCGCCAAGAAGCATCTTGACTTCTCCGTAAAATGGAAAGGTGAAAAACTGGGTATCCTGGAAATGAGAAGGCACTACACCAACTACTTCCGGGGAATGCCAAATTTCAAACCCTACCGCACCAAAATGGTCACGGCAGACACGTATGCTGAAGTTTCTTCACTACTGGATCAGGTAGCGGTAGATTTTGCCGATTACCAGTTTGTGAGCCAAGGGTAG
- the panD gene encoding aspartate 1-decarboxylase, with product MQIQLLKSKIHRVKITQAELHYVGSITIDEDLMDAANIIENEKVQIVNVNNGERLETYVIKGERGSGMVCLNGPAARKAQVGDVVIIISYASMAFEEAKKYKPVVIFPDDSNKLI from the coding sequence ATGCAAATTCAGTTATTGAAATCAAAGATTCACAGGGTTAAGATTACGCAGGCAGAACTTCATTATGTGGGAAGTATTACCATTGATGAAGATTTGATGGATGCAGCGAACATCATTGAAAATGAAAAGGTGCAGATCGTCAACGTCAATAATGGCGAGCGCTTGGAAACTTATGTGATTAAAGGTGAGCGCGGCAGCGGTATGGTCTGCCTAAATGGGCCCGCGGCCAGGAAAGCGCAAGTGGGCGATGTGGTGATCATTATTTCTTATGCTTCGATGGCATTTGAAGAGGCCAAAAAGTATAAACCTGTGGTCATATTTCCAGATGACTCCAATAAATTAATTTAA